The sequence TCAAATGAAGCTGCTAATAAaagacaaggaaggtcttctCAGAACAATAGTTATGAAAACAAGTCACCGTTGCATAAGAATTCATATGATAGCACTGGAAGATCTAAGCCTAAACCCGCCAACCTTAGAGCTGATGAAAGTGTAAGAATCTCTCACTTTACCACAATCTTTTGAAGGATGAGTGTCAATTCTGTCTTCTTTGAAACCGTCTGTTTGTTTGCATCACTTGTTTCAGAGAATGTTAGATTCTTGGTTCACCTTTGTCTATTTGTTTGCCTCACTTGTTTCAGAGAATGTTAGAGTCTTGGTTCAACCTTGTCTATTTGTTTACACTTGTTTCACAGAGTATTGAGTCTTAATTCAACcttttctatttgtttgcaCTTGTTTCAGAGAAGATCAGATTTTTGGTTGAACCTTGTccatttgttgcatcatttgtTTCAGAGGATGTTAGAGTCTTGGTTCAACcttgtttatttgttattttgtttgcaTCACTTGTTTCAGAGAATGTCATATTCTTGGTTGAACCTTGTCTATATGTTTGCATCATTTGTTTCAGAGGATGTTAGATTCTTGGTTGAACCTTGTCTATATGTTGCATCACTTGTTTCAGAGAATGTCAGGTTATTGGTTGAATCTATCTGTTTGTTGCTTCTGTGTGTTTGTGGTTCTGAATGATCTGAGTTTTTTGAACTGTTTTACAGCCTGAAAAAGTCACAGTGGTGCCAAAGTTTGGTGACTGGGACGAGAATAACCCGTCCTCAGCTGATGGATACACACACATCTTCAATAAAGTCCGCGAAGAGAGAAGTTCTGGAGCAAACGTGAGTGGATCTTCAAGAACGCCGACTCATCCAAGCTCCAATAAACCACCTTCCAACACTTCCTCAGTAAGACATCCTTTAAAAAGCTCATTTCTTCAAGTAGAATCAGTGAAAAACAACATCTTCGAATAGTTTTCTGAATTGGTTT comes from Camelina sativa cultivar DH55 chromosome 19, Cs, whole genome shotgun sequence and encodes:
- the LOC104766423 gene encoding RPM1-interacting protein 4-like, with the protein product MARSNVPKFGNWEAEENVPYTAYFDKARKTKAPGGKITNPNDPEYNSDSQSQAPPSRNKPDQVDTVRRSREHMRSRDESELKQFGDAGGSSNEAANKRQGRSSQNNSYENKSPLHKNSYDSTGRSKPKPANLRADESPEKVTVVPKFGDWDENNPSSADGYTHIFNKVREERSSGANVSGSSRTPTHPSSNKPPSNTSSCCCFGFGGK